Proteins from a single region of Diaphorobacter limosus:
- a CDS encoding NUDIX hydrolase — protein MAATTAPAWVAAARARATCAPAAPRMALLLGGERVGSVDGQIFNKIGLQRLLDKRCQLSIVEYEGAPAWALAADDATAALNALALTLRAAGRCGPWRDEQLAVCAVDGRRLATVERGAARVLGLATQAVHLVGCTADGAAMWVQQRAHSKASNPGMWDTLMGGMVSAADSLQTAVARETWEEAGLRMAQLSGLRPGGQVRFALPSDEGGGAGYMVECIHWYQATVRAGATPDNQDGEVERFDCLAHGEVQARLAQGAFTPEAALVLAAFYGW, from the coding sequence ATGGCCGCCACCACGGCGCCCGCCTGGGTGGCCGCCGCACGCGCGCGTGCCACTTGCGCGCCGGCAGCGCCACGCATGGCGCTGCTGCTGGGCGGTGAGCGCGTGGGCTCGGTGGATGGACAGATTTTTAATAAAATTGGCCTCCAGCGCTTGCTGGATAAGCGCTGTCAGCTATCAATAGTAGAGTATGAAGGCGCCCCTGCCTGGGCCTTGGCCGCCGACGATGCCACGGCCGCGCTGAATGCCCTGGCGCTGACCCTGCGCGCCGCCGGCCGCTGCGGCCCCTGGCGCGACGAGCAACTGGCCGTGTGCGCGGTCGATGGCCGGCGTCTGGCCACGGTGGAGCGTGGCGCCGCGCGCGTGCTGGGCCTGGCCACCCAGGCCGTGCACCTGGTGGGCTGCACGGCCGACGGCGCCGCCATGTGGGTGCAGCAGCGCGCGCACAGCAAGGCCAGCAACCCGGGTATGTGGGACACGCTGATGGGCGGCATGGTGTCGGCCGCCGACAGCCTGCAGACCGCCGTGGCGCGCGAGACCTGGGAGGAGGCCGGCCTGCGCATGGCCCAGCTGTCTGGGCTGAGGCCGGGTGGCCAGGTGCGGTTTGCCCTGCCCAGCGACGAGGGCGGGGGCGCCGGCTACATGGTGGAATGCATCCACTGGTACCAGGCCACCGTGCGGGCTGGGGCCACGCCCGACAACCAGGACGGCGAGGTCGAGCGCTTTGATTGCCTGGCGCACGGCGAGGTGCAGGCGCGCCTGGCACAGGGCGCCTTCACGCCCGAGGCAGCTTTGGTGCTGGCCGCCTTCTACGGCTGGTAG
- a CDS encoding quinone oxidoreductase, whose translation MTLAVQIRQHGGPEELQIVDVQVGEPGPGQVRIRHHAVGLNFIDVYHRTGLYPLNMPAGIGMEAAGVIEAVGEGVTHLQVGDRAAYASNPPGSYSERRVMPAMCVCKLPDAISFETGAAMMLKGLTAQYLLKKTRPVEGLEPGDFVLFHAAAGGVGLIACQWARALGLRLIATAGSDAKCQLALDNGAAHAINYRQEDFAARVKEITAGQGVKVVYDSVGKDTWDKSLDCLRPFGLMASFGNASGPVAPFAPGMLGAKGSLYVTRQTLFTHIRTRGATQAMADELFAVVASGQVKIHIAQRYALTDVQQAHRDLEARKTTGSTLLTLP comes from the coding sequence ATGACCCTCGCCGTACAAATCCGCCAGCATGGCGGCCCTGAAGAACTGCAGATCGTTGACGTGCAGGTGGGCGAGCCCGGCCCGGGCCAGGTGCGCATACGCCACCACGCCGTGGGCCTGAACTTCATCGACGTCTATCACCGCACCGGCCTGTATCCCCTGAACATGCCCGCCGGCATAGGCATGGAGGCCGCGGGCGTGATCGAGGCCGTGGGGGAGGGCGTCACGCACCTGCAGGTGGGCGACCGCGCGGCCTATGCCAGCAACCCGCCGGGCAGCTACTCTGAGCGCCGTGTCATGCCCGCCATGTGTGTGTGCAAGCTGCCCGATGCCATCAGCTTCGAGACCGGCGCGGCGATGATGCTCAAGGGCCTGACGGCGCAGTATTTGCTGAAAAAGACACGCCCCGTCGAGGGGCTTGAGCCAGGCGACTTCGTGCTGTTCCACGCCGCCGCCGGCGGTGTGGGCCTGATCGCCTGCCAGTGGGCCAGGGCATTGGGCCTGCGGCTCATCGCCACGGCGGGCTCGGACGCCAAATGCCAGCTGGCGCTGGACAACGGCGCGGCCCATGCCATCAACTATCGGCAGGAAGACTTTGCCGCCCGCGTGAAGGAGATCACCGCGGGCCAGGGCGTGAAGGTGGTCTACGACTCGGTGGGCAAGGACACCTGGGACAAGTCGCTCGATTGCCTGCGCCCCTTCGGTTTGATGGCCAGCTTCGGCAACGCCTCGGGGCCGGTGGCGCCGTTTGCGCCCGGCATGCTGGGGGCCAAGGGCTCGCTCTACGTCACGCGCCAGACGCTGTTCACGCATATCCGCACGCGGGGCGCCACGCAGGCCATGGCCGATGAGCTGTTTGCCGTGGTCGCCAGCGGGCAGGTGAAGATCCACATTGCCCAGCGCTACGCCCTGACCGACGTGCAGCAGGCGCACCGGGATCTGGAGGCGCGCAAGACCACGGGCTCCACCCTGCTCACGCTGCCCTGA
- a CDS encoding DMT family transporter: MTQRLSPGTAAMLAAAPLLWAGNAVVGRALHTLIAPSTLNFLRWLLAFALLLPLAWQVLRPASGLWPHWRRYAALGLFGIGSYNALQYLALQTSTALNVTLVGSGMPVWMLVVGALFFGVPVTRRQAVGALLSVTGVVLVLSRGSVGELLALRLVPGDLYMVLATISWAFYSWLLVRTSEPQGLRGDWAAFLTAQMFFGLGWSGAFAGAEWSLGQGHIAWGWPLAAGLAYIVIGPAILAYRFWGAGVQRAGPVAAGFFINLTPLFAALLSAAFLGEAPHLYHGAAFVLIVGGIVVSSRR, from the coding sequence ATGACCCAAAGACTCTCGCCAGGCACGGCCGCCATGCTTGCCGCCGCGCCCCTGTTGTGGGCCGGCAATGCCGTGGTGGGCCGCGCGCTGCACACCCTGATTGCCCCGAGCACCCTGAATTTCCTGCGCTGGCTGCTGGCCTTTGCGCTGCTGTTGCCGCTGGCCTGGCAGGTGCTGCGCCCGGCAAGCGGCCTGTGGCCGCACTGGCGCCGCTATGCGGCGCTGGGCCTGTTCGGCATTGGCAGCTACAACGCGCTGCAGTACCTGGCGCTGCAGACATCAACGGCGCTGAACGTGACGCTGGTGGGCTCTGGCATGCCGGTGTGGATGCTGGTGGTGGGCGCGCTGTTCTTCGGCGTGCCGGTCACGCGCCGGCAGGCGGTGGGCGCTCTGCTGTCAGTGACCGGCGTGGTGCTGGTACTGAGCCGTGGCAGTGTTGGCGAGCTGTTGGCGCTGCGCCTGGTGCCGGGCGATCTGTACATGGTGCTGGCCACCATCTCCTGGGCGTTCTACAGCTGGCTGCTGGTGCGCACCAGCGAGCCCCAGGGCCTGCGCGGCGACTGGGCGGCCTTTCTGACAGCGCAGATGTTCTTCGGCCTGGGCTGGTCGGGCGCCTTTGCGGGCGCGGAATGGTCGCTGGGCCAGGGACACATAGCCTGGGGCTGGCCGTTGGCCGCGGGCCTGGCTTACATCGTCATCGGCCCGGCCATCCTGGCCTACCGTTTCTGGGGCGCGGGCGTGCAGCGCGCGGGGCCGGTGGCGGCGGGTTTTTTCATCAACCTGACGCCCCTGTTCGCGGCCCTGCTGTCGGCGGCCTTTCTGGGCGAGGCGCCGCACCTGTACCACGGCGCCGCCTTTGTGCTTATCGTCGGCGGCATCGTGGTGTCCTCACGCCGCTGA
- a CDS encoding putative bifunctional diguanylate cyclase/phosphodiesterase, translated as MRLNPARVPVLFGLLAALLVVVLAGSAVGLVWSMRTTAMRNAEGLVENMAMGVEATLNRHLLSLDLLLSGVQDQLQVTHANDRSDDGRLLTMISRDNLLVGRLLLLDAKGGVHAVSGSSGALQEFSLPPAFWAEITQSKAARMHISGPVQSFASAQQVLFFARRLSLDGMPYWAVAEVPLAKFTEVAQGSERSGFEVLLEKTNGQRLFAVPDLPVSAGQDLMAHTPLPERAWNVPARMSGAPALVLGRSLLYPELRFSVSLPMALALARWQAERNAVLLAVALFATVLLLAAVVAGRVFRQLSAARQNTAASKAMLDEALESMVGGFVLLDSQRRVVHWNRRFVVIYPWLAPYVAPQLPFRVLLEQSARNLLPAASQAEREQWIQERQAQQREGMGSAEQLLPDGRCIQLQERHTPDGGLVITYHDVTDLRRAKEEIENLAFYDALTGLANRRLLLDRLGRAIVQAQRTGKGGALLFLDLDHFKALNDSKGHEMGDELLQQVARRLLAHVREMDTVARLGGDEFVVMLRDLSASREGAAAVAQRIAEKLLQALEEPFQLGGHLYQGAASIGATLFCADVDSATDLLRRADIAMYQAKARRGNALCFFDPQMQAAINERAQLESDLRQALASDQLVLHYQPQCTASGDVLGAECLVRWQHPERGLVPPGQFIPVAEGSDLILGIGQWVLRAACRQLAAWAHQADCARLRLSVNVSARQFRQDDFVCQVDRVLQTTGASAHLLTLELTESMVLDNVQDAIEKMDQLRAKGVQFALDDFGTGYSSLSYLTRLPLHTLKIDQSFVRHLGERPADNAIVQTIIGMGRNLDLAVIAEGVETQAQKDLLAGYGCDLYQGYLLGRPAPIEVLQALLAREVASAA; from the coding sequence ATGCGCCTGAATCCTGCCCGCGTACCGGTGCTTTTTGGGCTGCTGGCAGCGCTGCTTGTCGTCGTGCTGGCGGGCAGCGCCGTGGGTCTGGTCTGGTCCATGCGAACCACCGCCATGCGCAACGCGGAGGGCCTGGTCGAGAACATGGCCATGGGGGTGGAGGCGACGCTGAACCGCCACCTGCTGTCGCTGGACTTGCTGCTCTCAGGGGTGCAGGATCAGCTGCAGGTGACCCATGCCAATGATCGATCGGACGATGGCCGTCTGCTGACCATGATCTCGCGGGACAACCTGCTCGTCGGTCGGCTGCTTCTGCTGGATGCCAAGGGGGGCGTGCATGCAGTGTCCGGTAGTTCAGGGGCGCTGCAGGAATTTTCACTCCCCCCTGCGTTTTGGGCCGAGATCACGCAGTCCAAGGCGGCGCGCATGCACATCAGTGGACCGGTGCAAAGTTTTGCCTCCGCCCAGCAGGTGCTCTTTTTTGCCCGGCGCCTGAGTCTGGACGGCATGCCGTATTGGGCGGTGGCCGAGGTGCCGCTCGCCAAGTTCACCGAGGTGGCGCAGGGTAGTGAACGGTCGGGTTTTGAAGTGTTGCTGGAGAAAACCAATGGGCAGCGTCTCTTCGCCGTACCTGACCTGCCGGTATCGGCAGGTCAGGACTTGATGGCGCATACCCCATTGCCGGAGCGTGCCTGGAATGTCCCGGCACGCATGAGCGGCGCGCCGGCGCTGGTGCTGGGGCGTTCGCTGCTGTACCCGGAGCTGCGCTTTTCGGTCAGTCTGCCCATGGCGCTGGCCCTGGCACGCTGGCAGGCCGAGCGCAATGCCGTGCTGCTGGCGGTGGCGCTGTTTGCCACGGTCTTGTTGCTGGCGGCTGTGGTGGCGGGGCGGGTGTTCCGGCAGTTGAGCGCTGCGCGGCAGAACACGGCCGCATCCAAGGCCATGCTGGACGAGGCGCTGGAGTCCATGGTGGGCGGGTTTGTTTTGCTTGACAGCCAGCGGCGCGTGGTGCACTGGAACCGGCGGTTCGTGGTCATATACCCCTGGCTGGCCCCCTATGTCGCCCCGCAACTGCCGTTTCGCGTCCTGCTGGAGCAGTCGGCCAGAAATCTGTTGCCTGCCGCCTCGCAGGCCGAACGCGAACAGTGGATTCAAGAACGGCAGGCGCAGCAGCGTGAAGGCATGGGCTCGGCGGAGCAGCTGTTGCCCGATGGGCGCTGCATCCAGCTGCAGGAGCGGCACACCCCCGACGGTGGTTTGGTGATCACCTACCACGACGTGACCGACCTGCGCCGCGCCAAGGAGGAGATAGAGAACCTGGCCTTCTACGATGCCCTCACCGGCCTGGCCAACCGCCGCCTGCTGCTCGACCGCCTGGGCCGGGCCATCGTGCAGGCCCAGCGCACGGGGAAGGGCGGTGCACTGCTGTTTCTGGATCTGGATCACTTCAAGGCCCTCAACGACAGCAAGGGCCATGAAATGGGCGATGAACTGCTCCAGCAGGTGGCCCGGCGCCTGCTGGCCCATGTGCGCGAGATGGATACCGTGGCGCGCCTGGGGGGCGATGAATTCGTCGTCATGCTGCGCGACCTGTCCGCCAGCAGGGAGGGCGCGGCGGCCGTGGCACAGCGCATTGCCGAGAAGCTGCTGCAGGCCCTGGAAGAACCGTTTCAACTGGGCGGCCACCTGTACCAGGGGGCCGCCAGCATTGGCGCCACGCTGTTCTGTGCGGATGTGGACAGCGCCACAGACCTGCTGCGCCGCGCCGACATTGCCATGTACCAGGCCAAGGCCCGGCGCGGCAACGCCCTGTGTTTCTTCGACCCCCAGATGCAGGCGGCCATCAACGAGCGCGCGCAGCTCGAGTCCGACCTGCGCCAGGCGCTGGCCAGCGACCAGCTGGTGCTGCACTACCAGCCACAGTGCACGGCAAGCGGCGATGTGCTCGGGGCCGAATGCCTGGTGCGCTGGCAGCACCCCGAGCGCGGCCTGGTGCCGCCGGGGCAGTTCATCCCGGTGGCGGAGGGCAGCGATCTCATCCTGGGCATAGGCCAATGGGTGCTGCGGGCGGCATGCCGGCAGCTGGCCGCCTGGGCCCATCAGGCCGACTGTGCGCGGCTGCGGCTGTCGGTCAACGTGAGCGCGCGCCAGTTCCGCCAGGACGATTTCGTGTGCCAGGTCGACCGCGTGCTGCAGACCACGGGGGCGTCGGCCCATTTGCTGACGCTGGAGCTGACCGAATCCATGGTGCTCGACAACGTACAGGACGCCATCGAGAAGATGGATCAGCTGCGCGCCAAGGGCGTGCAGTTTGCCCTGGATGACTTTGGCACCGGCTACTCGTCGCTGTCCTACCTGACGCGCCTGCCGCTGCACACGCTGAAGATCGACCAGTCCTTCGTGCGCCACCTGGGCGAGCGGCCCGCGGACAACGCCATCGTGCAGACCATCATCGGCATGGGCCGCAATCTGGATCTGGCGGTCATCGCCGAGGGGGTGGAAACCCAGGCGCAAAAAGACCTCCTGGCCGGGTACGGCTGCGACCTGTACCAGGGCTACCTGCTCGGGCGGCCGGCACCGATCGAGGTGCTGCAGGCGTTGCTGGCACGGGAGGTGGCCTCAGCGGCGTGA
- a CDS encoding TRAP transporter substrate-binding protein: protein MGWHVGTRTTGAIALAAGLCAAAAHAVAPAHQFRVVGGLAGVNQYTQWEEPFWTRELPRISGGRFKAEIVPFDRAGVPGEDMLRLLQLGVVPMATVLMSGLTAQYPEYTAPDLAGLNPDMASARAAVAAFRPFLEKNLREQHGVRLLAVYAYPAQVVFCKKAFSALAELAGRRVRVSSAGQADFMEALGARPVQLPFARIVAQIESDSIDCAITGTLSGHGLGLHQVTSHLHAMPLNWGLALFGANQGAWEALPAELRQLLASELPKLEEAIWTQSESDTRRGMACNTGQAACAQGRKGAMALVPVTPQDERRRQEIFTNTVLPRWLQRCGQRCADVWRQTLGPTLRANPP, encoded by the coding sequence ATGGGCTGGCATGTGGGAACAAGGACAACCGGAGCTATCGCCCTGGCCGCGGGCCTGTGCGCGGCTGCGGCGCATGCCGTGGCGCCAGCACATCAGTTTCGTGTGGTGGGTGGGCTGGCCGGAGTGAACCAATACACCCAATGGGAGGAGCCCTTCTGGACGCGCGAACTGCCGCGCATCAGCGGCGGCCGTTTCAAGGCCGAGATCGTGCCCTTTGACCGTGCGGGCGTGCCCGGCGAGGACATGCTGCGCCTGCTGCAACTGGGCGTGGTGCCGATGGCCACCGTCCTCATGAGCGGTCTGACCGCCCAATATCCCGAGTACACCGCCCCCGACCTGGCGGGCCTCAACCCCGACATGGCCAGCGCCCGTGCGGCGGTGGCGGCCTTTCGGCCCTTCCTCGAGAAAAACCTGCGCGAACAGCATGGTGTGCGCTTGCTGGCCGTTTACGCCTATCCGGCCCAGGTGGTGTTTTGCAAGAAGGCGTTTAGCGCACTGGCCGAGCTTGCGGGGCGGCGTGTGCGCGTGTCGTCGGCGGGGCAGGCCGACTTCATGGAGGCCCTGGGGGCCAGGCCGGTGCAGTTGCCGTTTGCGCGGATCGTGGCGCAAATCGAATCGGACAGTATTGACTGCGCCATCACCGGCACGCTGTCGGGCCATGGCCTGGGGCTGCACCAGGTCACCAGCCATTTGCACGCCATGCCGCTCAACTGGGGCCTGGCGCTGTTTGGCGCCAACCAGGGCGCCTGGGAGGCCTTGCCCGCCGAGCTGCGCCAGCTGCTGGCCAGCGAGCTGCCCAAGCTGGAGGAGGCGATCTGGACACAGTCGGAGAGCGACACCCGGCGAGGCATGGCCTGCAATACCGGTCAGGCTGCCTGCGCCCAGGGGCGCAAGGGCGCCATGGCGCTGGTGCCGGTGACGCCACAGGATGAGCGCCGCAGGCAGGAGATTTTCACCAACACCGTGCTGCCGCGCTGGTTGCAGCGCTGCGGCCAGCGCTGTGCCGATGTCTGGCGCCAGACTCTTGGGCCGACCCTGAGGGCAAACCCGCCATGA
- a CDS encoding SDR family oxidoreductase, with amino-acid sequence MDFGIEGKWALVCGASKGLGLGCAQALVGEGVNLVINARAPDALHQAASQLIAIGADRVSARGQNGLKPQVLAVAADITTPEGRAAVFGAAGGPGTGFDIVITNAGGPPTGDFRDWEREAWIRALDANMLTPIELMRATVDGMAARGFGRIVNITSSAVKAPIDILGLSNGARSGLTGFVAGAARGGIAAHGVTINNLLPGKFDTDRLAATLRAAADKSGKSLDEVRQAQRAAIPARRFGSPQEFGAICAFLCSAQAGYITGQNILADGGAYPGML; translated from the coding sequence ATGGATTTCGGTATCGAAGGCAAATGGGCCCTGGTCTGCGGCGCCAGCAAGGGCCTGGGCCTGGGTTGCGCGCAGGCCCTGGTGGGCGAGGGCGTGAACCTGGTGATCAACGCGCGTGCGCCCGATGCATTGCACCAGGCTGCTTCACAATTAATAGCTATTGGCGCTGATAGGGTAAGCGCTAGAGGCCAAAATGGCTTGAAACCCCAGGTGCTGGCCGTGGCCGCCGACATCACCACGCCCGAGGGACGCGCGGCGGTGTTCGGCGCGGCCGGCGGCCCGGGCACGGGCTTTGACATCGTCATCACCAACGCCGGCGGCCCGCCCACCGGTGACTTTCGCGACTGGGAGCGCGAGGCCTGGATACGCGCCCTGGACGCCAACATGCTCACCCCCATAGAGCTGATGCGCGCCACGGTGGATGGCATGGCGGCGCGCGGCTTTGGCCGCATCGTCAACATCACCTCCAGCGCGGTGAAGGCGCCCATCGACATCCTGGGCCTGTCCAACGGCGCGCGCAGCGGTCTCACCGGCTTTGTGGCCGGCGCGGCGCGCGGCGGCATTGCCGCGCATGGCGTGACCATCAACAACCTGCTGCCGGGCAAGTTCGACACCGACCGCCTGGCCGCCACCCTGCGGGCCGCGGCCGACAAAAGCGGCAAGAGTCTGGACGAGGTGCGCCAGGCCCAGCGGGCCGCGATACCCGCGCGGCGCTTTGGCTCGCCGCAGGAGTTTGGCGCCATCTGCGCCTTTCTGTGCAGCGCGCAGGCGGGCTATATCACCGGCCAGAACATCCTGGCCGACGGCGGCGCCTATCCCGGCATGCTGTGA
- a CDS encoding DUF3422 domain-containing protein, whose protein sequence is MPLDYLPAQHPQRAQLHNEIHARPPEALAAPVAIAHIVMWADAAQREASRAHLAALLRDQHQAMPDAHSTHLRANLGGFRLRWELHTEFVTWTFSVPLPADAWNQRAPAAATEAVPREWLSQLPGLCLCQLQLWVLPTREYDELPQLGELLREDSLVASSVAQGHGEVFTDFCVHADGSSRMVLLAGSMAPRRLGRLVQRLLEIETYRMAALLGLPVAREAAAVLGRAEQELAALADAIRSADRDMEPELLDRLTRLAGQVESQYAATQARFSASSAYFELVDLRIRDIAESRLGGMQTIGDFMDRRLSPARSTCEWVARRQNALSQRVSRISNLLRTRVEIEQQQSSQALLATMNQRQDLQLKLQSTVEGLSVAAITYYIVGLVSYLAKGAQKLGWPWSPESTAAVAIPLVAASVWWSLRRLHQRMFKH, encoded by the coding sequence ATGCCCCTGGACTACCTCCCCGCACAACACCCGCAACGCGCGCAGCTGCACAACGAAATCCATGCCCGCCCGCCCGAGGCACTGGCGGCGCCGGTGGCGATTGCGCATATCGTCATGTGGGCCGACGCCGCGCAGCGCGAGGCCAGCCGCGCGCACCTGGCGGCCCTGCTGCGCGACCAGCACCAGGCCATGCCCGATGCACACAGCACGCATCTGCGTGCCAACCTGGGCGGGTTTCGCCTGCGCTGGGAGCTGCACACCGAGTTCGTCACCTGGACTTTCAGCGTGCCGCTACCGGCCGATGCCTGGAACCAACGCGCCCCAGCCGCCGCCACTGAGGCCGTGCCGCGCGAGTGGCTGTCGCAGCTGCCCGGCCTGTGCCTGTGCCAGCTGCAGCTGTGGGTGCTGCCGACGCGCGAATATGACGAGCTGCCGCAGCTCGGCGAGCTGCTGCGCGAGGACTCGCTCGTTGCCTCCAGCGTGGCCCAGGGCCATGGCGAGGTGTTCACCGACTTTTGCGTGCATGCCGACGGCAGCTCGCGCATGGTGCTGCTGGCCGGCAGCATGGCGCCGCGGCGCCTGGGGCGGCTGGTGCAGCGCCTGCTGGAGATAGAAACCTACCGCATGGCGGCCCTGCTGGGCCTGCCCGTGGCGCGCGAGGCCGCGGCCGTGCTGGGCCGCGCCGAGCAGGAGCTGGCGGCGCTGGCCGACGCCATACGCTCGGCCGACCGCGACATGGAGCCCGAGCTGCTGGACCGCCTGACGCGCCTGGCGGGCCAGGTGGAGAGCCAGTACGCCGCCACCCAGGCGCGCTTTTCAGCGAGCAGTGCCTACTTCGAGCTGGTGGATCTGCGCATACGCGACATCGCCGAGTCGCGCCTGGGCGGCATGCAGACCATTGGCGATTTCATGGACCGGCGCCTGAGCCCGGCGCGCAGCACCTGCGAATGGGTGGCACGCCGGCAAAATGCGCTGAGCCAGCGCGTCTCGCGCATCAGCAACCTGCTGCGCACGCGCGTCGAGATCGAGCAGCAGCAAAGCAGCCAGGCGCTGCTGGCCACCATGAACCAGCGCCAGGACCTGCAGCTCAAGCTGCAATCGACCGTGGAAGGCCTGTCGGTGGCCGCCATTACCTACTACATCGTCGGCCTGGTGAGCTACCTGGCCAAGGGCGCGCAAAAGCTGGGCTGGCCCTGGTCGCCCGAGAGCACGGCGGCCGTCGCCATACCGCTGGTGGCCGCCAGCGTGTGGTGGTCGCTGCGCCGGCTGCACCAGCGCATGTTCAAACACTGA
- a CDS encoding tripartite tricarboxylate transporter permease: MELFDHLSMGFGVAFTFQNLIYCFVGCLLGTLIGVLPGVGPVATIAMLLPATYALPPVAALIMLAGIYYGAQYGGSTTAILVNLPGESSSVVTVIDGYQMARNGRAGPALAAAGIGSFFAGCVGTLILAAFAPPLTEVAFKFGPAEYFSLMVLGLIGAVVLASGSLLKAIGMIVLGLLMGLVGTDVNSGVARYSFDIPELTDGISFTVIAMGVFGYGEIIANLSKPEHEREVFAAKVTGLFPTAQDFKRMFPAMVRGTALGSALGILPGGGALLSAFAAYTIEKKTKLKPGEVPFGKGNIRGVTAPESANNAGSQTSFIPLLTLGIPPNAVMALMVGAMTIHNIQPGPQVMTSNPELFWGLIASMWIGNLMLIVLNLPLIGMWIKLLTVPYHWLFPSIVLFCAVGVYSTNNNTFDVWLVGAFGFVGYMFYKLGVEPAPLLLGFILGPMMEENLRRALLLSRGDWSVFVTRPISAGLLAAAALLLVIVLLPAVSKRRDEAFVEED; the protein is encoded by the coding sequence ATGGAATTGTTTGACCACCTCTCGATGGGTTTTGGCGTCGCGTTCACGTTCCAGAACCTGATTTACTGCTTTGTCGGCTGTCTGCTGGGCACCCTGATCGGCGTGCTGCCCGGCGTGGGCCCCGTGGCCACCATCGCCATGCTGCTGCCCGCCACCTATGCGCTGCCGCCCGTGGCGGCGCTGATCATGCTGGCCGGCATTTACTACGGTGCGCAGTATGGCGGCTCCACCACCGCCATTTTGGTGAACCTGCCGGGCGAGTCGTCCTCGGTCGTCACGGTGATCGACGGCTACCAGATGGCGCGCAATGGCCGTGCGGGCCCGGCTCTGGCGGCGGCGGGCATAGGCTCGTTCTTCGCCGGCTGCGTGGGCACGCTGATCCTCGCGGCCTTTGCCCCGCCACTGACCGAGGTGGCCTTCAAGTTCGGCCCGGCGGAATACTTCTCGCTGATGGTGCTGGGCCTGATCGGCGCCGTGGTGCTGGCCTCGGGCTCGTTGCTCAAGGCCATCGGCATGATCGTGCTCGGCCTGCTGATGGGCCTGGTCGGCACCGACGTGAACTCGGGCGTGGCGCGCTACAGCTTCGACATCCCCGAGCTGACCGACGGCATCAGCTTCACGGTGATCGCCATGGGCGTGTTCGGCTACGGCGAAATCATCGCCAACCTGTCCAAGCCCGAGCACGAGCGTGAGGTGTTCGCCGCCAAGGTGACGGGCCTGTTCCCCACGGCGCAGGACTTCAAGCGCATGTTCCCCGCCATGGTTCGTGGCACGGCCCTGGGATCGGCCCTGGGCATTCTGCCGGGCGGTGGCGCGCTGCTGTCGGCCTTTGCCGCCTACACCATAGAGAAGAAGACCAAGCTCAAGCCCGGCGAGGTGCCCTTCGGCAAGGGCAACATCCGCGGCGTGACGGCGCCCGAGTCGGCCAATAACGCCGGTTCGCAGACCTCCTTCATCCCGCTGCTCACGCTGGGCATTCCGCCCAACGCGGTGATGGCGCTGATGGTGGGCGCCATGACCATCCACAACATCCAGCCCGGCCCGCAGGTGATGACCAGCAACCCCGAGCTGTTCTGGGGCCTGATTGCCTCGATGTGGATCGGCAACTTGATGCTGATCGTGCTCAACCTGCCGCTGATCGGCATGTGGATCAAGCTGCTCACCGTGCCCTACCACTGGCTGTTCCCCTCCATCGTGCTGTTCTGCGCGGTGGGTGTGTACTCCACCAACAACAACACCTTCGACGTGTGGCTGGTCGGCGCCTTTGGCTTTGTGGGCTACATGTTCTACAAGCTGGGGGTGGAGCCTGCGCCGCTGCTGCTGGGCTTCATTCTCGGGCCGATGATGGAAGAGAACCTGCGCCGTGCGCTGCTGCTCTCGCGCGGCGACTGGAGCGTGTTCGTGACGCGCCCCATCTCCGCCGGCCTGCTGGCCGCCGCAGCGCTGCTGCTGGTCATCGTGCTGCTGCCGGCGGTGAGCAAGCGGCGTGACGAGGCCTTCGTCGAGGAGGATTGA
- a CDS encoding tripartite tricarboxylate transporter TctB family protein, with translation MKIKSQQDFFAGLMFLVVGGGFAWGATTYNVGTGARMGPGYFPLMLGILLAILGAIIMLKALVVETVDGAPIGKWAWKQIFFIIAANLLFGVLLAGLPSLGVPAMGLIVAIYGLAFVASLAGTHFHFKGVFILATILAAGSYAAFIWGLNLQFPVWPSFIAG, from the coding sequence GTGAAAATCAAAAGCCAACAAGATTTCTTTGCCGGCCTGATGTTCCTGGTGGTGGGTGGTGGTTTTGCCTGGGGCGCCACCACCTACAACGTGGGCACGGGCGCCCGCATGGGGCCGGGCTACTTTCCTTTGATGCTGGGCATTTTGCTGGCCATCCTCGGCGCCATCATCATGCTCAAGGCCCTGGTCGTGGAAACGGTCGATGGCGCCCCAATCGGCAAATGGGCCTGGAAGCAGATCTTCTTCATCATTGCCGCCAACCTGCTGTTCGGCGTGCTGCTGGCAGGCCTGCCCAGCCTGGGCGTGCCGGCCATGGGCCTGATCGTCGCCATCTATGGCCTGGCCTTTGTGGCCAGCCTGGCGGGTACCCATTTCCACTTCAAGGGGGTCTTCATCCTGGCCACCATTCTTGCCGCGGGCAGCTACGCGGCGTTCATCTGGGGGCTGAACCTGCAGTTCCCCGTCTGGCCCAGCTTCATCGCAGGTTGA